The proteins below are encoded in one region of bacterium:
- a CDS encoding EscU/YscU/HrcU family type III secretion system export apparatus switch protein: MKRAVCLRYEKKEGAPVVVAKGQGYIAEKIIEKAMKNNIPIYTNPNLASILMRVEMGEEIPEILYEACAKALAFVLKLEEKRR, translated from the coding sequence ATGAAAAGGGCGGTGTGTTTAAGATATGAGAAGAAAGAGGGTGCTCCTGTGGTTGTGGCCAAAGGACAAGGATATATTGCAGAAAAAATAATTGAAAAAGCTATGAAAAATAATATTCCCATATATACTAACCCAAATCTAGCATCTATTCTTATGAGGGTTGAAATGGGCGAGGAGATACCAGAAATACTATATGAGGCTTGTGCAAAAGCCCTTGCCTTTGTCTTAAAATTAGAGGAAAAAAGGAGATGA